One window of the Solanum stenotomum isolate F172 chromosome 11, ASM1918654v1, whole genome shotgun sequence genome contains the following:
- the LOC125845341 gene encoding putative late blight resistance protein homolog R1A-3 isoform X7 has protein sequence MAYSALSSLMYTLEQLVKPNQYFVCQSSTQQHVQSLYQNLSDLQLFLDNTTKEEAKDIETLKAIEKRIRDVMYKAEDKVDSSLRSIILADCTESREGACKFFEEELVKVEKDVDSLMQEVMQMEFNKHGRRSAELATTPSSPEKIKIGENTIIGMEDDFNTILDRLTAQTDELTVISIFGMGGIGKTTLARKVFGDSFIRSQFDKHTWVTISQEYNERQMLLEVASSITTKSNREMSDDQLMEFVYRGLKGRRFLIVIDDIWSTEAWDQMQRIFPNDDNRSRILLTTRLKYVADYVNFPDYPPHSKSFLSLDDSWNLFTEKVFKKDPCPHLLEEIGKHIVQQCRGLPLSVVVVAGLLGKMDPTHDNWKKVEENLNSFFGTVSEQCQSILSLSYSYLPQYLRACFLYIGGFPEDMEIGVSKLIRLWIAEQFIKARSNKRLEVVGEEYLEELIDRSLILADRLTARGRRRSCKIHDLLRQLCLREAHSENVVHTMNWKVPMSLEALFDQRRVILLSKLQGTQVFPTMNRSAITRTFISMESFSTYFPKGIYSIVSQLKLLKVLDVLSIEYDFSWVIPQLVHLRYVAATIMEDVSLVNLRNLQTIILEGYYGSTELRQPLDIWTLSEIRYVDIRGTLYISNPLVAENSSIGKQALFLNNLQTLCLDSSPFVAEIIRRTPNLKKLKISVNRHTILDSANLLKKLETLYLAGQVIFSGNILPSNLKKLSLAYTWIAWEDMNLLANLPNLEVFTGYSAFHGTEWKLNEDVVFRKLKYLLLWECLNLQRWEAGSDNFPMLEKLLLRMLVELEEIPPSVGEIMTLKLIQIDRCSSGVEISANKIQEEQQSWGNYELHVEIIDNQSTLKQLLELFENESLNSEEICQIADDIRSI, from the exons ATGGCTTATTCTGCTCTTTCTTCACTTATGTATACATTGGAACAACTCGTCAAACCTAATCAATATTTCGTTTGTCAAAGTTCTACACAACAACATGTTCAATCTCTCTATCAAAATCTTTCTGATCTGCAACTTTTCCTTGACAATACGACAAAGGAGGAAGCCAAAGATATTGAAACTCTTAAGGCTATAGAAAAGAGGATCAGAGATGTAATGTACAAAGCAGAAGATAAAGTTGATTCAAGCCTAAGAAGCATCATTCTAGCAGATTGCACAGAGAGTAGAGAAGGGGCTTGTAAATTCTTCGAGGAGGAATTGGTAAAAGTGGAAAAAGATGTTGATTCTCTCATGCAAGAGGTGATGCAGATGGAGTTTAACAAGCATGGAAGAAGATCTGCAGAACTAGCAACAACTCCATCCTCAccagaaaaaatcaaaattggagAAAATACTATTATTGGGATGGAGGATGACTTCAACACCATACTTGATCGCTTAACTGCCCAAACAGATGAATTAACTGTCATATCAATTTTTGGTATGGGCGGTATAGGTAAGACAACTCTTGCCAGAAAAGTTTTTGGTGATTCATTTATTCGTTCTCAATTTGATAAACATACATGGGTCACTATCTCCCAAGAATACAATGAGAGACAAATGCTTCTTGAAGTTGCCTCTTCAATTACTACCAAAAGCAATCGAGAAATGAGTGACGATCAACTAATGGAGTTTGTGTACAGAGGTCTGAAGGGTAGGAGATTTCTAATTGTCATAGATGATATTTGGAGTACTGAGGCATGGGACCAAATGCAAAGAATATTTCCAAATGATGACAATAGAAGCCGAATTCTATTAACCACTCGGCTCAAGTATGTTGCTGATTATGTCAATTTCCCTGATTATCCGCCTCATAGTAAGTCCTTTCTAAGTCTTGATGATAGTTGGAATCTATTCACCGAGAAAGTATTCAAAAAAGATCCATGTCCTCATCTACTAGAAGAAATAGGGAAGCATATTGTACAACAATGTCGAGGATTACCTCTTTCGGTTGTTGTCGTTGCTGGACTTCTTGGAAAAATGGACCCAACACATGATAATTGGAAGAAGGTTGAGGAAAATCTGAACTCATTCTTTGGTACGGTATCCGAACAATGCCAATCAATTCTTTCTTTGAGCTACAGTTACTTGCCCCAATATTTGAGGGCTTGTTTTCTCTACATTGGAGGTTTTCCTGAAGATATGGAGATTGGTGTTTCCAAGTTGATTAGGTTATGGATTGCTGAGCAATTCATAAAGGCAAGAAGCAATAAAAGGTTAGAAGTGGTGGGAGAGGAGTATCTAGAAGAGTTAATTGATAGAAGTCTAATTTTGGCTGATAGATTAACGGCTAGGGGAAGGAGGAGAAGTTGCAAAATTCATGATCTTCTTCGCCAACTATGCCTAAGAGAAGCTCATAGTGAAAATGTTGTGCATACCATGAATTGGAAGGTCCCCATGTCTTTAGAAGCCTTATTTGATCAACGGCGAGTGATCCTTCTATCTAAGCTTCAAGGGACCCAAGTTTTTCCTACAATGAATAGAAGTGCTATAACCCGCACCTTTATTTCAATGGAGTCTTTTAGTACATATTTTCCAAAAGGGATTTACTCCATTGTTTCACAGTTGAAGTTGCTTAAGGTGCTTGATGTATTATCAATTGAATACGATTTCTCTTGGGTAATACCTCAACTTGTACATTTGAGATATGTTGCTGCAACTATTATGGAAGATGTTTCACTAGTCAATTTGAGAAATCTACAGACCATAATTCTTGAAGGTTATTATGGCAGTACAGAGTTGAGGCAACCACTTGATATCTGGACATTGTCAGAGATAAGATATGTGGATATTCGAGGGACACTATATATATCTAATCCTCTTGTGGCAGAAAATAGTAGTATTGGAAAACAAGCTTTGTTTCTCAATAACTTGCAAACACTTTGTCTCGATAGCTCTCCTTTTGTTGCAGAAATCATAAGAAGAACTCCCAATCTGAAAAAGCTAAAGATTTCAGTTAATcgtcataccattcttgattctGCCAATCTTCTAAAGAAACTGGAGACACTATACCTAGCAGGACAGGTGATTTTCTCTGGGAATATTTTGCCTTCTAATCTCAAGAAGTTGTCATTAGCATATACTTGGATAGCATGGGAAGATATGAATTTGCTGGCTAATTTGCCCAATCTTGAGGTGTTCACAGGGTATTCTGCATTTCATGGAACAGAGTGGAAACTAAATGAAGATGTTGTGTTTcgcaaattaaaatatctattacTGTGGGAGTGCCTAAATCTGCAAAGGTGGGAAGCAGGTAGTGATAATTTTCCTATGCTTGAGAAACTATTACTGCGTATGTTGGTTGAACTCGAAGAGATTCCCCCGAGTGTTGGAGAaataatgacactaaaattgATCCAAATAGACCGATGCAGCTCTGGTGTAGAGATCAGTgcaaataaaattcaagaagaGCAACAAAGCTGGGGAAATTATGAGCTTCACGTTGAAATTATTGA CAATCAATCAACATTGAAACAACTATTAGAACTATTTGAAAATGAAAGTCTTAACTCCGAAGAAATATGCCAAATTGCTGACGATATCCGTTCAATTTAG